The DNA segment CCCCGTCCAAATCCGCGTCCGCAGTGCGGGCGTActtctcttccagctcttgtTGTTGCTCGCGCGTGAGCAACACCTCCTCCAACGGCGGCAGAAGAGCGATCTCTGGCTCAGGGGTGATGGCACGTGTGATTGGCATTGATACCTTCTGGAAGACGGGAGTCGTGTGCTTCTTCCTTGACGCTGCCGGCTTTTTCTTTGCCACGACACGAGTACTGTCATCATTATCACCTTCGCTGTCCGAATCCAGCTTCGATGCCTTGACAAACCCCGTTCGAACATTGTCTGGCATGTGGAACTTCTTCGGAGGTCGTTTAGTTTTGCCTCGTCCCTTGCGATGCTTCTCGTTGAGGTCCACAGGCTGTGTATTCTCAACCGGGATCTCGACCGGTCTCTTGTCGGGCACTGGCTTGAATTCTCTCGGTAGGATGCGAGGGCTCTGGTCGTCTCGGTAGGAGTATTTCGTTGCATCTGCGATCGTCTTCTGGATGTATGCATAGTTGTCCTGAGCTTTCTCATAGTCTCTCTCCTCTTTGCCCTTCGTCAGCAAGAGTTCAACCTTGCCGGTCCGCTTTCGCCCCGTGCGCCCGATTCTTTGAAGCATGCGGATaggagatgaagatgcaTCGTAGCAGACGATCATGTCCACAGTACCAATGTCAAGACCTTCCTCGCCAATCGACGTGGCGATTAGTGTGTTGTACTTTCCGGCCTTGAAGTCCTGGATGATCtggttctgctgcttctggttCATTCCCTCCTGCCCTTTCGACGCAGCTTGGCCAACAAACACATGAGGCCGGATCGTGGGCTCGTTACGCTTCAAGACCCGGCAGATCTCTTCTGTGCTGTCTCTGTAGCTAGCGAAAATCATGATGCGAGTTGCGCTCGGTGGCACATCACTGCCTTGCCTCCCTTCGCCAGCGTCCAGGAAGTGGTTGAGCACAATTTCGCGCAGGTACTCGAGCTTCGGATGGCCGATGAAATCTGGATTGTTAGTCCAGGTCCGAATAGTGCCCATCATTTTCACAAAATTCTGATCTTGTGCGATGTTCGCAGCAGTCTTGCCCTTCTGGGCACCACTCTCCACCTCTCGCTGAAAGTTGAGCACACATGAATAGAAGGGCCCGATGCCATGGTGTTTGAGTAGCCCAATACTATGGGCCAGGCTGGACAACACGTTGAACGCGGCGTTCATCATGCCTTTGACCGGCATGGGTGCTTTCCGGCCAGCATCAGACTGTGTCCATTTTGTCCGAGCTTGTGTAAGACCGTAGGCAGTCAGTGCGAGTGGATCGTTAGACCAGTATGCATTCTGTCCACGAATCTTGTCAAGCAGTGGTCTCAAAGTCTTAGCAAACAAGTCCATGATCAGCTCCTGCTCAGGGCTAAAGTCGAAGACTTGAGTATCGGTGTGCTTCTCATGAGTGTACTGCCTAATGTCGAGGGAGCTCTCAGTGCGAAGCTCAACACGCGCAATGCCAAGGTTGTCGATGACAGCTTGAACGGCCTCAGTTGTGGAGCCAGGGGTGGCAGTGAGAGCCAGCACGCGGAAGCTGCTGTTGAATCGACGCAGAAATTGTACGACTTCAGTGTAAGCATATGCGCCAGTCGCTTTGTGCGCCTCATCCACCACGAGTAGCACGAACTTCTTTGGGTCGCATATACCAGTCTTCAGATCGTTGATGACTGTTTGTGGCGTCATGAAGAACACCCGTTTCTCAAGCCATTGAtcagctcgagctgctggagTTGTCTCGCCAGTCATTAGTACTGTGTCTCCCTTGGGTATGCCAACGATGCCATAACACGCGTCCATCTGCTGGGCGATGAGGGGCTTCGTCGGCGCCATAAAGACAATTTGCGCATCTTTCGTCCAACGATAGTAGTTCAGCATGACTGTTGCTGCGATGAAAGTTTTCCCTAGCCCTGTCGGTAAGGCGACTAGAGTGTTGTGGAAAAGACTTCGCGACACAATGTTGAATTGGTAGTCACGTATGCTACCGATGTTCGTAGGGTATACCCAGGTTGCCATTGCTTGCTCGTCGAGCTTGTGGTGAGTCGGGTTTTCATCGCGATTCGCCAGGGGCCAGGCATGCCTTTTCTGTGCTGCTTGAGATGCAGTGAGATCTTGTGTCGCAGGCTGACCGAATATCGTCATCTGCTTGAGACCATCTTGTGGTCCACGGAAATTCACAGGACGGGGTGCTTGAGATTGATTCGGCTGTGACGACAACTCGATAACGGCATTCCTGTTCGGCGATTTTTcaggcgaagatgaagaaaaaGCGTCCTCCGGTAGATCTGCTAGATCCTGTGTCGCATCAAAATTGGCTTGGGTTCCCGTGCCCACGTGTTGCTTTGCGTAGCGGCGTCTTGCCAAttcatcttcctctgcttGCAAACGTGCGGCCATAGTCGCATCATCCTCTACGACAGGTGCACGGACCCGACCAGGCACTGACTGGAAGTAGTTGCCAATGCTGTTGATAGCAGCCGCCTTGATACCAGCGGCTCCATCCGGCATGTCACTGCGCTTCGCTGGAAATGCCAGAGGCACCGGCGGTTTCGGTCGTTTCCATACTGCGCCTCTGAAGGCTTCGGGTCGCTCATCAAGGCCATGTTGTGTTTGGGTATAGATCATATCTGGGAACCTGCCTCCTTGCTCAGGGACGTGAATCTTGAATCGGCTCACCCTGGGGACTTCCTGCACATCGCCAGGGAGTTCCCCAGGCAAATATGGGTTGTCTTCAATGTCATCGCTACCTCCACTGGTGGCCTGTGTGAAGCCATTGGCCGTACTTTGCAAGTTAGCAGAGACCTTCGG comes from the Cercospora beticola chromosome 4, complete sequence genome and includes:
- a CDS encoding uncharacterized protein (BUSCO:EOG092614O9) — encoded protein: MPHSDDFGTDDDDTVFLIAATQAEASQPHDFEPSSRPPKRRRVTRKGPSNVDGASDVEYEWSETDEEAHSPPKVSANLQSTANGFTQATSGGSDDIEDNPYLPGELPGDVQEVPRVSRFKIHVPEQGGRFPDMIYTQTQHGLDERPEAFRGAVWKRPKPPVPLAFPAKRSDMPDGAAGIKAAAINSIGNYFQSVPGRVRAPVVEDDATMAARLQAEEDELARRRYAKQHVGTGTQANFDATQDLADLPEDAFSSSSPEKSPNRNAVIELSSQPNQSQAPRPVNFRGPQDGLKQMTIFGQPATQDLTASQAAQKRHAWPLANRDENPTHHKLDEQAMATWVYPTNIGSIRDYQFNIVSRSLFHNTLVALPTGLGKTFIAATVMLNYYRWTKDAQIVFMAPTKPLIAQQMDACYGIVGIPKGDTVLMTGETTPAARADQWLEKRVFFMTPQTVINDLKTGICDPKKFVLLVVDEAHKATGAYAYTEVVQFLRRFNSSFRVLALTATPGSTTEAVQAVIDNLGIARVELRTESSLDIRQYTHEKHTDTQVFDFSPEQELIMDLFAKTLRPLLDKIRGQNAYWSNDPLALTAYGLTQARTKWTQSDAGRKAPMPVKGMMNAAFNVLSSLAHSIGLLKHHGIGPFYSCVLNFQREVESGAQKGKTAANIAQDQNFVKMMGTIRTWTNNPDFIGHPKLEYLREIVLNHFLDAGEGRQGSDVPPSATRIMIFASYRDSTEEICRVLKRNEPTIRPHVFVGQAASKGQEGMNQKQQNQIIQDFKAGKYNTLIATSIGEEGLDIGTVDMIVCYDASSSPIRMLQRIGRTGRKRTGKVELLLTKGKEERDYEKAQDNYAYIQKTIADATKYSYRDDQSPRILPREFKPVPDKRPVEIPVENTQPVDLNEKHRKGRGKTKRPPKKFHMPDNVRTGFVKASKLDSDSEGDNDDSTRVVAKKKPAASRKKHTTPVFQKVSMPITRAITPEPEIALLPPLEEVLLTREQQQELEEKYARTADADLDGVMAGPDLERFPEKLRNLGSTKYISHGRAALLAEKTMKAVHEITTAKCLQLNEALHLSDLEDAGLAKYRLVSPQIRNRGPKPQSASGIVPAAVTKHPAVRPKETTDLQPTTIPSDSETEGRAGRAPTKKSRARVRRIKVGGIPEEAQPDSEPELPLPVRPQPAPKPRGRPRKKRALQREPSYGDAAAEGEESSPERTPAAMRIPTQVALGEELGSRDTSGEEEEEEQPDSEDLAFMAPSDEVSMMSSSQPITPAPKRGRLKQGVRSRLSDVDEIVESEEEMELDLEADLEEDDVVEIDVRPFAKGRKRRVVTESDDDD